The following proteins come from a genomic window of Geoalkalibacter sp.:
- the rsxE gene encoding electron transport complex subunit RsxE: MRLKDEFTKGLWRDNPVFKLLLGLCPVLAVTTSAENGLGMGLATTFVLLCSNIVVSLLRKVIPSKVRIPSFIVIIASFVTVVQLTMEAYLYDLHKALGIFIPLIVVNCLILGRAEAFASKQPLRGALTDGLGMGLGFTLALFVLGAVREIFGAGTLLGYSLFGGAYPPFLLMILPPGAFITLGFLLAGMNRIESRRR; this comes from the coding sequence ATGAGGCTCAAGGATGAATTCACCAAGGGATTGTGGCGCGACAATCCGGTCTTCAAGCTGCTGCTTGGCCTCTGCCCGGTGCTGGCGGTGACGACCAGCGCCGAAAACGGCCTGGGCATGGGGCTTGCCACGACCTTCGTGCTGCTTTGCTCGAACATCGTCGTATCCTTGCTGCGCAAGGTGATTCCGAGCAAGGTGCGCATCCCCTCCTTCATCGTCATTATCGCCTCCTTCGTCACCGTGGTGCAATTGACCATGGAGGCCTATCTTTATGATCTGCACAAGGCGCTGGGGATTTTCATTCCCCTGATCGTGGTCAACTGCCTGATTCTCGGGCGCGCCGAAGCCTTTGCCTCCAAGCAGCCCCTGCGCGGTGCCCTGACCGACGGTCTCGGCATGGGCCTCGGCTTCACCCTGGCGCTGTTCGTGCTGGGCGCCGTGCGGGAAATTTTCGGCGCCGGCACTCTGCTCGGCTACAGTCTGTTCGGCGGCGCCTATCCGCCTTTTCTGCTCATGATCCTGCCGCCCGGCGCCTTCATCACCCTCGGATTTCTCCTCGCGGGCATGAATCGCATCGAGTCCCGCCGGCGCTGA
- a CDS encoding RnfABCDGE type electron transport complex subunit D, translating to MERKLILSSSPHLHGEQSTEQIMRAVIYALLPACAVSIYFFGLPALRVLVLCTLGCVLAEIACQRLMRRPAAWRDGSAALTGILLALNLPPASPWWLALLGSAVAIVVGKQVYGGLGHNPFNPALVARVVLLISFPVQMTTWSAPTPLGSGLDLVTTATPLGEMKNAVMLTGRLPEALQGSSWDYFLGNMGGCLGEVSALALLLGAAYLFWKRILTWHIPLSYLGSVVVIAGIFWLVDPSRYPSPLFHLLTGGLMLGVFFMATDMVTSPVTPRGMLIFGVGCGLLTVLIRLFGGYPEGVSFAILLMNAATPLIDRYTRPRAFGEAPSSKAAG from the coding sequence GTGGAGCGCAAACTCATTCTCTCCTCCTCGCCGCATCTGCACGGCGAGCAGAGCACCGAGCAGATCATGCGGGCGGTCATCTATGCCCTGCTGCCGGCCTGCGCGGTGTCCATCTATTTTTTCGGACTGCCGGCGCTGCGCGTCCTGGTGCTCTGCACCCTGGGCTGCGTGCTGGCCGAGATCGCCTGCCAGAGGCTGATGCGCAGGCCCGCCGCCTGGCGCGACGGCAGCGCGGCGCTCACCGGCATTCTACTGGCTCTGAATCTGCCGCCGGCCAGTCCCTGGTGGCTGGCGCTGCTCGGTTCGGCCGTCGCCATCGTCGTCGGCAAACAGGTCTACGGCGGCCTGGGACATAATCCCTTCAATCCCGCGCTGGTGGCGCGGGTCGTGCTGCTGATTTCCTTTCCGGTGCAGATGACGACCTGGAGCGCTCCGACGCCGCTGGGTTCGGGGCTGGATCTGGTGACCACCGCCACACCCCTGGGAGAGATGAAGAACGCGGTGATGCTCACCGGACGCCTGCCCGAGGCACTTCAAGGGAGCAGTTGGGATTACTTTCTCGGCAACATGGGCGGCTGTCTCGGCGAGGTGTCGGCCCTGGCGCTGCTGCTGGGCGCGGCGTATCTGTTCTGGAAGCGCATCCTCACCTGGCACATTCCCCTGAGCTATCTGGGGAGCGTGGTGGTGATCGCCGGCATCTTCTGGCTGGTGGATCCCAGCCGCTATCCCAGCCCCCTGTTCCATCTGCTCACCGGCGGGCTGATGCTGGGCGTGTTCTTCATGGCCACCGACATGGTCACCTCGCCCGTCACGCCGCGCGGCATGCTGATTTTCGGTGTCGGCTGCGGGCTGCTGACCGTGCTCATCCGGCTGTTCGGCGGCTACCCCGAAGGGGTGTCCTTCGCCATCTTGCTGATGAACGCCGCCACCCCGCTCATCGATCGCTACACCCGGCCGCGCGCCTTCGGCGAGGCGCCGTCGTCGAAGGCCGCGGGCTAG
- the rsxC gene encoding electron transport complex subunit RsxC, whose product MMRKLKTFRGGLHPPEHKERTARLPIEDCPLPEELVIPLSQHIGAPAEVCVAKGDKVSRGQLIGRARGFVSVPVHASTSGEVLAVEPRPHPSGKWLPAVVLRPDGADAWGEAPTPVDHRELAPEQLRELIRSAGVVGLGGAAFPTHVKLSPPPEKPIHTLLINGVECEPYLTADHRLMLEESARILTGIDILRRVLGARRVCIGIEANKPDAIAHLDEVCRGTEVEVAALAVKYPQGAEKQLIAALVGREVPSGGLPMDLGVVVHNVGTAAAVADAVAQGMPLIERVTTLTGPALVQPKNLRVRIGTPLRHLVEVCGGLKVDLAKIICGGPMMGAAQLSLEVPVVRGTSGVLLLGEDDKAARAEGACIRCGRCVRACPSSILPTTIAAYARLDRFEDAERFRAMDCIECGCCSYSCPAAIPLVQAVRHAKAAILARRRKL is encoded by the coding sequence ATGATGAGAAAACTCAAGACTTTTCGCGGCGGCCTGCATCCTCCCGAGCACAAGGAGCGCACCGCCCGGCTGCCCATCGAGGATTGCCCCCTGCCCGAGGAACTGGTGATCCCCCTGTCCCAGCACATCGGCGCACCGGCCGAGGTCTGCGTGGCCAAGGGCGACAAGGTGAGCCGGGGACAGCTCATCGGGCGGGCGCGCGGCTTTGTTTCGGTGCCGGTGCATGCCTCCACCTCGGGCGAGGTGCTGGCCGTGGAGCCGCGGCCCCATCCCTCGGGCAAATGGCTGCCCGCCGTGGTGCTGCGCCCCGACGGCGCCGATGCCTGGGGCGAGGCGCCCACCCCCGTGGATCATCGCGAACTCGCCCCCGAGCAACTGCGCGAACTTATTCGCTCGGCCGGCGTGGTGGGCCTGGGCGGCGCGGCCTTTCCCACCCACGTCAAGCTCTCGCCGCCGCCGGAAAAACCCATCCACACCCTGCTCATCAACGGGGTGGAGTGTGAGCCCTATCTGACCGCCGATCATCGTCTGATGCTGGAGGAAAGCGCGCGCATTCTCACCGGCATCGACATTTTGCGCCGCGTCCTGGGGGCGCGCCGTGTGTGCATCGGCATTGAGGCCAACAAGCCCGACGCCATCGCTCATTTGGACGAGGTGTGCCGCGGCACCGAGGTGGAGGTGGCGGCGCTGGCGGTCAAATACCCGCAGGGCGCGGAAAAACAGTTGATCGCCGCCCTCGTCGGGCGCGAGGTGCCCTCCGGCGGCTTGCCCATGGATCTCGGCGTGGTGGTGCACAACGTCGGCACGGCGGCGGCGGTGGCCGACGCGGTGGCGCAAGGCATGCCCCTGATCGAGCGCGTCACCACCCTGACCGGTCCCGCCCTCGTCCAGCCCAAGAACCTGCGGGTGCGCATCGGCACGCCCCTGCGTCATCTGGTCGAGGTCTGCGGCGGGCTCAAGGTGGACCTGGCGAAGATCATCTGCGGCGGACCCATGATGGGCGCGGCGCAACTGAGCCTTGAGGTGCCCGTGGTGCGCGGCACCAGCGGGGTGCTGCTGCTGGGCGAGGACGATAAAGCCGCGCGCGCCGAGGGCGCGTGCATTCGCTGCGGGCGTTGCGTGCGCGCCTGTCCCAGTTCGATCCTGCCGACCACCATCGCCGCCTATGCGCGCCTGGATCGTTTCGAGGACGCCGAGCGGTTTCGCGCCATGGATTGCATTGAATGCGGCTGCTGCAGCTATAGCTGTCCGGCCGCCATTCCCCTGGTTCAGGCCGTGCGCCATGCCAAGGCGGCGATCCTGGCCCGCAGAAGGAAACTCTGA
- a CDS encoding NADH-quinone oxidoreductase subunit B, with protein sequence MGVDQPLGSNFVTTSLDKLVNWSRSRSLWPMTFGLACCAIEMMATGAARFDLDRFGVLFRASPRQADLIVIAGTVTKKMLPVIETVYEQMPEPKYVIAMGACACSGGIFDTYSTVQGIDEALPVDVYIPGCPPRPEGLLYGLLKLQEKIMKERNTFGAAIGLGEVVREV encoded by the coding sequence ATGGGAGTAGATCAGCCTCTGGGAAGCAATTTCGTCACCACCAGCCTGGACAAGCTCGTCAACTGGTCCCGGTCCCGCTCTCTCTGGCCCATGACCTTCGGTCTGGCCTGCTGCGCCATTGAAATGATGGCCACCGGCGCCGCCCGCTTCGACCTTGACCGTTTCGGTGTTCTGTTTCGCGCCTCGCCCCGTCAGGCCGACCTGATCGTCATCGCCGGCACCGTGACCAAGAAGATGCTGCCGGTCATTGAGACGGTTTATGAGCAGATGCCCGAGCCCAAGTATGTCATCGCCATGGGCGCCTGTGCATGCTCCGGAGGGATTTTCGATACCTACAGCACGGTGCAGGGAATCGACGAGGCCTTGCCCGTCGATGTCTACATTCCCGGTTGTCCTCCGCGTCCCGAGGGGCTGCTCTATGGCCTGCTCAAGCTTCAGGAAAAGATCATGAAGGAGCGCAACACCTTTGGTGCCGCCATCGGGCTGGGCGAGGTGGTCAGGGAGGTTTGA
- the rsxA gene encoding electron transport complex subunit RsxA translates to MTELFLIFISAAFVNNFVLARFLGICPFMGVSKKVETALGMGMAVTFVMTVATVTTWFIQYFILTPFNIEYLQTIAFILVIASLVQLVEMVIQKTSPVLYQSLGIFLPLITTNCAVLGLAVLSIQKGYSFLEAVVFAVGAAAGFTLALVLFAGLRERVELSAVPRAFQGAAIGFVTAGLLALAFMGFAGLVKG, encoded by the coding sequence GTGACCGAACTGTTCCTCATCTTCATCAGCGCCGCTTTCGTCAACAACTTCGTGCTCGCCCGCTTCCTCGGCATCTGCCCCTTCATGGGGGTATCCAAGAAGGTGGAAACGGCCCTGGGCATGGGCATGGCGGTCACCTTCGTCATGACGGTGGCCACGGTCACGACCTGGTTCATCCAGTACTTCATTCTGACGCCCTTCAATATTGAATATCTCCAGACCATCGCCTTCATCCTGGTCATCGCCTCGCTGGTGCAGTTGGTGGAGATGGTCATTCAAAAAACCAGCCCGGTGCTTTATCAGTCCCTGGGGATTTTCCTGCCCCTGATCACCACCAACTGCGCCGTTCTCGGCTTGGCGGTGCTGAGCATCCAGAAGGGCTATTCCTTTCTCGAAGCCGTGGTTTTCGCCGTCGGCGCGGCGGCCGGTTTTACCCTGGCCCTGGTATTGTTCGCCGGCCTGCGCGAGCGCGTCGAGCTCTCCGCCGTGCCGCGCGCTTTTCAGGGGGCCGCCATCGGTTTTGTCACCGCCGGGCTGCTGGCCCTGGCCTTCATGGGTTTTGCGGGGTTGGTCAAGGGCTAG
- a CDS encoding NADH-quinone oxidoreductase subunit A produces MLDIYLPILVLIGIAVAFAIGSVVFSGLIGMKKPSAVKLSPYECGLSPVGSARERVSVKFYLVAVAFIVFDIEVVFLYPWAVVFKQLGWYGAAVMGVFLFVLIIGFIYDWKKGALEWE; encoded by the coding sequence ATGCTTGACATCTATTTGCCGATTCTCGTCCTTATCGGAATTGCCGTGGCCTTTGCCATCGGTTCGGTGGTTTTCTCCGGCCTGATCGGCATGAAAAAGCCGAGCGCCGTCAAGCTCTCTCCCTACGAGTGCGGTCTGTCGCCCGTCGGCAGCGCCCGCGAGAGGGTATCCGTCAAGTTTTATCTGGTGGCGGTGGCTTTCATCGTGTTCGATATCGAGGTGGTTTTTCTTTATCCCTGGGCGGTCGTCTTCAAGCAGCTGGGTTGGTATGGCGCCGCGGTCATGGGGGTTTTTCTTTTTGTTCTCATTATCGGCTTCATCTATGACTGGAAAAAAGGAGCACTGGAATGGGAGTAG
- the hemL gene encoding glutamate-1-semialdehyde 2,1-aminomutase, with the protein MEHKESAKLFAQAKRFIPGGVNSPVRAFKSVGCDPVFIARAQGARVYDVDGNEYIDYVGSWGPMILGHAHPKVIEAIRKTAADGTSFGAPTPLETQLAEAVCEAYPNMEKVRMVSSGTEATMSAIRLARGYTGRDKILKFDGCYHGHADSLLVKAGSGAATFGVPTSPGVPADFAKHTLTATYNDLAEVQTLVAANQGEIACIILEPVAGNMGCVIPRPGFLEGLRALCSAEGIVLIIDEVMTGFRLAYGGAQERFGIYGDLVCLGKIIGGGMPVGAFGGKAEIMDLLSPQGGVYQAGTLSGNPLAMSAGLATLALLREEGFYQQIEEQSAYLEQGLRQAASATARKTCLQRVGGMFCTYFHEGPVDNFAQAAQSDTQTFGRFFRGLLDEGVYIAPSQFEAGFMSIAHSRADLDRTIEAAAKVFARL; encoded by the coding sequence ATGGAGCACAAGGAATCAGCAAAGCTCTTCGCGCAGGCCAAACGCTTTATTCCGGGCGGGGTCAACAGCCCGGTGCGCGCCTTTAAGTCGGTGGGCTGCGATCCGGTGTTCATCGCGCGCGCCCAGGGCGCCCGCGTCTACGACGTCGACGGCAACGAGTACATCGACTACGTGGGCTCCTGGGGCCCGATGATCCTCGGCCATGCCCATCCCAAGGTCATCGAGGCGATTCGCAAGACAGCCGCCGACGGCACCTCCTTCGGCGCCCCCACCCCCCTGGAAACCCAGCTGGCGGAAGCGGTGTGCGAAGCCTATCCCAACATGGAAAAAGTGCGCATGGTCAGCTCGGGCACCGAGGCGACCATGAGCGCCATCCGCCTGGCGCGCGGCTACACCGGGCGCGACAAGATCCTCAAATTCGACGGCTGCTACCACGGTCACGCCGACAGCCTGCTGGTCAAGGCCGGCAGCGGCGCGGCCACCTTCGGCGTGCCGACCTCCCCCGGCGTGCCGGCGGATTTCGCCAAGCACACCCTCACCGCCACCTACAACGACCTCGCCGAGGTCCAGACGCTGGTGGCGGCCAATCAGGGCGAGATCGCCTGCATCATCCTCGAACCGGTGGCCGGCAACATGGGCTGCGTCATCCCCCGCCCCGGTTTTCTCGAAGGGTTGCGCGCCCTGTGCAGCGCCGAAGGCATCGTGCTCATCATCGACGAGGTCATGACCGGCTTTCGCCTGGCCTACGGCGGCGCCCAGGAGCGCTTCGGGATCTACGGCGACCTGGTGTGCCTGGGCAAGATCATCGGCGGCGGCATGCCCGTCGGCGCCTTCGGCGGCAAGGCCGAGATCATGGATCTGCTCTCGCCCCAGGGCGGGGTCTACCAGGCCGGCACTCTCTCGGGCAATCCCCTGGCCATGAGCGCGGGCCTTGCGACCCTGGCGCTGCTCAGGGAGGAAGGCTTCTACCAGCAGATCGAGGAACAAAGCGCCTACCTCGAACAGGGCCTGCGCCAGGCGGCGAGCGCCACCGCCCGGAAAACCTGCCTGCAGCGGGTGGGCGGCATGTTCTGCACCTATTTCCACGAAGGCCCCGTCGACAACTTCGCCCAGGCCGCGCAGAGCGACACCCAGACCTTCGGCCGCTTCTTTCGCGGATTGCTCGACGAGGGCGTCTATATCGCGCCCTCGCAGTTCGAAGCCGGCTTCATGAGCATCGCCCACAGCCGCGCGGATCTCGACCGCACCATCGAGGCCGCGGCCAAGGTGTTCGCCCGACTTTGA
- the atpB gene encoding F0F1 ATP synthase subunit A: MIHPFLFLEWLAEQVNLHVGPHVLYAWLAMAVLALLAFLAGRNLKMVPQGLQNFMEVIAGAILDLMEQIMGPKGRPYFPLIGTLALFILVCNLFGLVPSFFPPTANVNTNVAMALTVVVLTHVIGIKEHGLHYFKHFVGPVWWLAPIMIPIELIGHIARLVSLTLRLFGNMFGKEVVLMIFMTLVPFLLPVPMMLLGILICFIQTFVFTLLAMIYLAGSLEEAH, translated from the coding sequence ATGATTCATCCTTTTCTCTTTCTGGAGTGGCTGGCCGAGCAGGTCAACCTCCATGTCGGACCCCATGTGCTTTATGCCTGGCTGGCCATGGCGGTGCTGGCGCTGCTCGCTTTTCTGGCCGGGCGCAACCTCAAGATGGTGCCCCAGGGCCTGCAGAACTTCATGGAAGTCATCGCCGGCGCGATACTCGATCTCATGGAGCAGATCATGGGTCCCAAGGGGCGGCCCTACTTCCCCCTGATCGGCACCCTGGCCCTGTTCATCCTGGTGTGCAACCTCTTCGGCCTGGTGCCCAGCTTCTTCCCCCCCACCGCCAACGTCAACACCAACGTGGCCATGGCGCTGACCGTGGTGGTGCTGACCCACGTCATCGGGATCAAGGAGCACGGCCTGCACTACTTCAAGCATTTCGTCGGCCCGGTGTGGTGGCTGGCGCCCATCATGATCCCCATCGAGCTCATCGGCCACATCGCCCGCCTGGTGTCGCTCACCCTGCGTCTTTTCGGCAACATGTTCGGCAAGGAAGTCGTGCTCATGATCTTCATGACCCTGGTGCCCTTCCTGTTGCCGGTGCCGATGATGCTGCTCGGCATTCTGATCTGCTTCATCCAGACCTTTGTTTTCACCCTGCTCGCCATGATCTATCTGGCCGGCTCCCTGGAAGAAGCGCACTAA
- a CDS encoding RnfABCDGE type electron transport complex subunit B — translation MIEAVLSIGGIGLTAAVALGLAAKKFAVEVDPRELAVLEALPGANCGACGFPGCGGFAKALVEGKANPNACTPGGQGTVEKIAHILGIAAVAADPRVAVVLCQGDNRQAALKYRYVGMGDCNAAQRLAEGPKQCPGGCLGLGSCARICPFGAIEITDEGLAVISRELCTGCTKCVAACPRNVIRMTPLSASVHVLCNSHDKGAQVRKYCAVGCIACHICAKTVPGAYVIEEFLARVIYEHHQEAGAAVEKCPTHCIRDFARGYPPGSRFAAPTVPVGGKSAA, via the coding sequence ATGATTGAAGCCGTATTGAGCATCGGCGGCATCGGCCTGACGGCGGCGGTGGCACTCGGGCTGGCGGCGAAGAAGTTTGCCGTGGAGGTCGATCCGCGTGAACTGGCGGTGTTGGAAGCCCTGCCCGGCGCCAATTGCGGCGCCTGCGGTTTTCCCGGCTGCGGCGGCTTCGCCAAGGCCCTGGTCGAGGGCAAGGCCAACCCGAATGCCTGTACTCCCGGCGGCCAAGGGACGGTGGAGAAGATTGCCCATATCCTGGGCATCGCGGCGGTGGCCGCCGATCCCCGGGTGGCGGTGGTGCTGTGCCAGGGCGACAACCGCCAGGCGGCGCTCAAATATCGCTATGTGGGGATGGGTGACTGCAATGCCGCGCAGCGCCTCGCCGAGGGTCCCAAGCAGTGCCCCGGAGGCTGTCTGGGCCTGGGCTCCTGCGCGCGAATCTGTCCCTTCGGCGCCATCGAAATCACTGACGAGGGGCTGGCGGTGATCAGCCGCGAACTCTGCACCGGCTGCACCAAGTGCGTCGCCGCCTGTCCGCGCAACGTCATCCGCATGACGCCCCTCTCCGCCAGCGTGCATGTGCTCTGCAACAGCCACGACAAGGGGGCGCAGGTGCGCAAATACTGCGCGGTGGGTTGTATCGCCTGTCATATCTGCGCCAAGACCGTGCCCGGGGCCTATGTGATCGAGGAGTTCCTCGCGCGCGTAATTTACGAGCATCACCAGGAGGCCGGAGCGGCCGTAGAAAAATGCCCGACCCATTGCATTCGCGATTTTGCTCGGGGGTATCCGCCGGGAAGCCGGTTTGCCGCGCCGACCGTGCCCGTTGGCGGCAAGAGTGCCGCCTGA
- the atpE gene encoding ATP synthase F0 subunit C: protein MDFFTWCMISAGFAMALGSLGTGLGMGNAIRSAVEGVARNPGASGKVLTTLMIGLAMIESLAIYVFVVAMIILFANPFTEQVINLATR from the coding sequence ATGGATTTTTTCACTTGGTGCATGATTTCGGCAGGTTTCGCAATGGCTCTGGGTTCGCTGGGCACCGGTCTCGGTATGGGTAACGCCATCCGCAGCGCCGTCGAGGGCGTGGCCCGCAATCCCGGCGCCAGCGGCAAGGTCCTGACCACCCTGATGATCGGTCTGGCCATGATCGAGTCCCTTGCCATCTACGTGTTCGTCGTGGCGATGATCATTCTCTTCGCCAACCCCTTCACCGAGCAGGTCATCAACCTGGCCACCCGGTAA
- a CDS encoding molybdopterin molybdotransferase MoeA, with translation MLRFEDARRLILNHCRPLGPERISLSTACNRVLAEDMHAPWDLPRWDNSAMDGFALRHADPGAAASLPVEGYLAAGALPGAVLAPGTAMKIMTGAPLPKGADTVVPMEEAHEEAGRVRFAKPPTPGAHVRRQAEDVRAGELVIPAGSLLRPAEIGMLASFGKIVVPVYRRARIAVLSTGDELVEPGEPLSEARIVNSNAYALAAALQEIGAEPILLGIARDTRESHLDLLRQGLEVDGLITSAGISTGDRDLVRDVLLELGAEEIFWKIDIKPGRPMAFLRSGFRPIFCLPGNPVATLITFEELVKPAVLRLMGHRKVIQPFVQGILEEPVRKKPGRGQFLRVRLRVRDGRFLVSTSGDQQTGILRTLVRADGLVYLPPEAADLPAGAVVDLHLLGRQVEMLEE, from the coding sequence ATGCTGCGCTTTGAAGACGCCCGCCGCCTCATTCTCAACCACTGCCGGCCCTTGGGGCCCGAGCGCATCAGCCTGTCGACGGCATGCAATCGAGTCCTCGCCGAAGACATGCACGCCCCCTGGGATCTGCCCCGCTGGGACAATTCCGCCATGGACGGCTTCGCCCTGCGCCACGCCGATCCTGGCGCGGCGGCATCCCTTCCCGTGGAGGGCTATCTTGCGGCCGGAGCTCTTCCGGGCGCGGTCCTTGCGCCCGGCACCGCGATGAAAATCATGACCGGTGCTCCGCTGCCGAAGGGCGCCGACACGGTGGTCCCCATGGAAGAGGCGCACGAGGAGGCCGGCCGGGTCCGTTTCGCCAAACCGCCCACGCCCGGCGCGCACGTGCGCCGGCAAGCCGAGGACGTGCGCGCCGGCGAGCTCGTCATTCCCGCGGGCTCGCTGCTGCGCCCCGCCGAAATCGGCATGCTCGCCTCCTTCGGCAAGATTGTCGTCCCGGTGTATCGCCGCGCGCGCATCGCCGTGCTGTCCACCGGCGATGAGTTGGTGGAGCCCGGCGAACCGCTGAGCGAAGCGCGCATCGTCAACAGCAACGCCTACGCCCTGGCCGCCGCCCTACAGGAGATCGGCGCCGAGCCCATCCTGCTCGGCATCGCCCGCGACACCCGGGAAAGCCATCTCGATCTCCTGCGCCAGGGCTTGGAGGTGGATGGCCTGATCACCTCCGCGGGTATTTCCACCGGCGATCGCGATCTGGTTCGGGACGTCCTGCTGGAACTCGGCGCCGAGGAGATCTTCTGGAAAATCGACATCAAGCCCGGGCGCCCCATGGCGTTTCTGCGCTCGGGATTTCGTCCGATTTTTTGTCTGCCGGGCAATCCCGTCGCCACCCTGATCACCTTCGAGGAACTGGTCAAGCCGGCGGTTCTCAGGCTGATGGGCCATCGCAAGGTGATTCAGCCCTTCGTGCAGGGCATTCTTGAAGAGCCGGTGCGAAAAAAGCCCGGCCGCGGCCAGTTTCTGCGGGTTCGCCTCAGGGTCCGCGACGGTCGTTTCCTGGTCAGCACCAGCGGCGATCAGCAGACGGGCATCCTGCGGACCCTGGTGAGGGCCGACGGTCTTGTGTATCTGCCCCCCGAGGCCGCGGATTTGCCGGCGGGAGCGGTCGTCGACCTGCATCTGCTTGGTCGGCAGGTGGAGATGCTCGAGGAATGA
- a CDS encoding ATP synthase subunit I, producing the protein MSDADQSFLDRVALRNLVILAVLLVLSLPWRSAALSLGILVGGLLALGGFWWQQRTLRRVLEQPTPQAARGFQVRYFLRLAGLGLILYVLIGRLGLHPVGLTLGLSVVVINIFCTALARLVRRG; encoded by the coding sequence GTGAGCGACGCCGACCAATCCTTTCTGGATCGGGTCGCCCTGCGCAACCTGGTCATTCTTGCCGTCCTTCTGGTCCTGAGCCTGCCCTGGCGCTCCGCCGCGTTGAGCCTGGGCATCCTGGTGGGCGGCCTGCTCGCCCTCGGCGGCTTCTGGTGGCAGCAGCGCACCCTGCGGCGCGTTCTTGAGCAGCCGACTCCCCAGGCGGCCCGAGGTTTTCAGGTTCGCTATTTTTTGCGCCTGGCGGGGCTCGGCCTGATTCTGTACGTGCTCATCGGCCGCCTCGGCTTGCATCCCGTGGGCCTGACGCTTGGTCTTTCGGTGGTGGTCATCAACATCTTCTGTACCGCGCTTGCACGGCTGGTCCGGCGCGGGTGA
- a CDS encoding AtpZ/AtpI family protein: protein MLYTKTMAQNNRQLIKSLGFLSSVGISMVTATLIGLAMGYYLDKWLGTSPWLTLIFLLFGIVAGFRNIFILTERELKRQQQENSETKQ from the coding sequence ATGCTGTATACAAAAACCATGGCCCAAAACAATCGCCAACTGATCAAGTCCCTGGGCTTTTTGTCCAGCGTCGGCATCTCCATGGTGACGGCGACCCTGATCGGGCTGGCCATGGGTTACTATCTCGACAAGTGGTTGGGCACCTCGCCCTGGCTGACCCTCATATTTCTGCTGTTCGGCATCGTGGCCGGCTTCCGCAACATTTTCATCCTCACCGAGCGCGAGTTGAAGCGCCAACAGCAGGAAAACAGCGAAACCAAACAGTGA
- a CDS encoding RnfABCDGE type electron transport complex subunit G: MKDLSRLALVLTLIAATAGLVLSMVEQVTRAPIAEQRRQETLRALSAVLPAFDNQPDADTLTLVVGTDRKGKPVERTFYRARLGGELSGVAFAVTAPDGYSGDIVVMVGVDAQGTVTGMAILRHAETPGLGDKIEDEWFRAQFPGKNLDNADWRVKKDGGGFDEITGATISPRAVVGAMRQGLEFFRAQAAQILSAPAEGGSP; encoded by the coding sequence ATGAAAGATCTCAGCCGTCTGGCCCTGGTCCTGACCCTGATCGCCGCCACCGCCGGGCTGGTGCTCTCTATGGTCGAACAGGTGACCCGCGCCCCCATCGCCGAGCAGCGCCGCCAGGAAACCTTGCGCGCCCTGAGCGCGGTGCTGCCCGCTTTCGACAACCAGCCCGACGCCGATACCCTGACCCTGGTGGTCGGCACCGACCGCAAGGGCAAGCCCGTCGAGCGCACCTTCTATCGCGCCCGTCTCGGCGGTGAGCTCAGCGGCGTGGCCTTTGCGGTGACGGCCCCGGACGGCTACAGCGGCGACATCGTGGTGATGGTGGGAGTCGATGCGCAAGGCACCGTCACCGGCATGGCCATTCTGCGCCATGCCGAGACGCCGGGGCTTGGCGATAAAATCGAGGATGAATGGTTCCGGGCGCAGTTTCCCGGGAAAAACCTCGACAATGCCGACTGGCGGGTGAAAAAGGACGGCGGCGGTTTTGATGAAATTACCGGCGCCACCATCTCGCCGCGCGCGGTGGTCGGCGCCATGCGCCAGGGGCTGGAGTTTTTCCGCGCGCAGGCGGCGCAAATTCTCAGCGCTCCCGCCGAAGGAGGCTCGCCATGA